From the genome of Pantoea alfalfae, one region includes:
- a CDS encoding Maf family protein — MVTLYLASGSPRRRELLTQLGLTFERIVTDVEEQRQPNEAAESYVRRLANDKAQAGVKLAAQDLPVLGADTIVVLNGDVLEKPRDAADAHAMLRRLSGHTHQVMTAVALADSQQALDCIVTTDVTFRTLTESDIDDYIATGEPMDKAGAYGIQGRGGNFVRKINGSYHAVVGLPLVETAELLSHFHSLRAVRGQHDG, encoded by the coding sequence ATGGTAACCCTCTATCTTGCTTCCGGTTCACCGCGTCGTCGTGAGCTGTTAACTCAACTTGGCCTGACATTCGAGCGCATTGTGACTGACGTTGAAGAACAGCGTCAGCCGAATGAAGCGGCGGAGAGTTATGTCCGCCGTCTGGCCAATGACAAAGCGCAGGCGGGTGTAAAACTGGCCGCGCAGGATCTGCCGGTGCTGGGCGCGGATACGATTGTCGTGCTGAATGGTGACGTGCTGGAAAAACCGCGCGATGCCGCCGATGCCCACGCGATGCTGCGTAGACTCTCCGGTCATACGCATCAGGTCATGACGGCAGTGGCGCTGGCCGACAGCCAGCAGGCGCTGGATTGCATCGTGACGACTGATGTGACATTCCGCACCTTAACGGAGAGCGACATCGACGACTATATCGCTACCGGTGAGCCGATGGATAAAGCGGGTGCATACGGCATTCAGGGCAGGGGAGGAAACTTTGTCCGCAAAATTAACGGAAGTTACCATGCAGTGGTCGGATTACCGTTGGTTGAGACAGCGGAGTTGCTCAGCCATTTTCACTCACTGCGTGCCGTAAGGGGTCAACATGACGGCTGA